A single genomic interval of Chryseobacterium paludis harbors:
- a CDS encoding ThuA domain-containing protein → MKKEIFYIIIFLTLICGISHVHAQSSIIPKVLAFYTAKNDLAHISFAEEANKYFTSQAQAKKLHYTHTDDWNKMTLDELSEYDVVLFLDTRPEQVEHRDAFKQYIEKGGGWIGFHFTAFSLHQSSYDDNWSWYHDTFLGSGEYKSNTWRPTSVVLRRITNNKFTESQPFLHTPPNEWYAWKNDLTKNKDISILYAIDEKGFPVGTGPKKHEIWTEGFYPIIWTNTKYNMIYSNIGHNDMDYEHHYNKEQVKPLSSTFASKDYSHFITKAIYYLAKEKRARFKNIKNKE, encoded by the coding sequence TTGAAAAAAGAAATTTTCTATATTATTATTTTTCTTACGCTCATATGCGGTATCTCACATGTCCATGCTCAGTCATCAATTATCCCTAAAGTCTTAGCTTTTTATACCGCAAAAAATGATTTAGCCCATATCAGTTTTGCTGAAGAAGCTAATAAATACTTTACCTCTCAGGCTCAGGCTAAGAAGCTCCACTATACTCATACCGATGACTGGAATAAAATGACATTGGATGAATTATCAGAATATGATGTTGTTTTATTCTTAGATACCCGGCCCGAACAGGTAGAACATCGGGATGCCTTTAAACAGTATATCGAAAAAGGCGGTGGATGGATCGGATTCCACTTCACTGCTTTTTCATTACACCAATCTTCTTATGACGATAATTGGAGTTGGTATCATGACACATTCCTGGGATCCGGAGAATACAAGAGCAATACCTGGAGACCCACTTCAGTCGTACTCAGAAGAATTACTAATAATAAATTCACAGAATCACAACCCTTCCTACATACACCACCCAATGAATGGTACGCCTGGAAGAATGACCTTACCAAAAATAAAGACATAAGTATCCTTTATGCGATAGATGAAAAAGGTTTTCCGGTAGGAACAGGCCCCAAGAAACATGAGATCTGGACTGAAGGCTTTTATCCCATCATCTGGACCAACACAAAATATAATATGATCTACTCCAATATAGGACATAACGATATGGACTATGAACATCATTATAATAAAGAACAAGTAAAACCCCTTTCCTCTACCTTTGCCAGTAAAGACTACTCTCATTTTATAACAAAGGCGATCTATTATCTGGCAAAAGAAAAAAGAGCAAGATTTAAAAATATAAAGAATAAAGAATAA
- a CDS encoding SusC/RagA family TonB-linked outer membrane protein has translation MNKTLFKIGLLQSVFFCFNELCAQTTDSIKTTKIDEVVVTAYGVKKEKKSLGYSFQDVKGQTLVDAKEANVTNALAGKVAGLQVVKGGFGPASSSRINIRGFNSFEGDSQPLIVVDGIPINNSAGVKGRSQDGAKNNDLWNPDTDMGNGLSDINPDDIETISVLKGGAASALYGARAGNGVILITTKSGKKKGGVGITYSTSLGFEKIFMKPDLQSSFARGSNGLPNLPSNLDNTDSWGPSIEGTDMKVYDNLKGFFKTGTNTQHTISFQENLGEGTSLYTSGNYLYDNSQIPNSKYERWNFMAKMNSNFGAQKRWTTDVKIQYISTKANNRPGGGLDGNSYGNVLLMPRNIDIRDYKEGMMQNNVTQRWITNNGINPYWAAYNKLNEDKKDRFLLSGYLKYQFNDWLSVDVRLGTDYYSLAANAKTWTGSRLNNSYNTSQERFYENNYITSLNAKRDNIVGKWGGSLSVYGQMMETRTNAIYLSAPNLTSPNFFNINNSVGNPDIREVILNKKINSVFAAAEINYDGYWFINATARNDWSSTLSIENRSYFYPSISTSLVVTDMLTKLNGTKSNILSFAKIRASYAVTGNSLEAYELYNTFEIKKDPNGNVTADRKKILYDPNLRNEKLKTFEVGLDLRLFNRISLDVSYYNTKATDQLINLPMNPLSGYEKKKINAGGLQNQGIEIVFNTDVIKNQNFIWNTSVNFSQMTSRINKIDGEVMKYSLGGFDDISIFAEVGRRYGAIYGSKFKRVEDANSPYYGKLIVDGNGAPQKETGLFYLGNQSPKALFGFTNSFIYKNFGLSFQIDGRIGGDFFSGTQAALQRSGLAENTAPGGKRDNFIVDGVVVDTNGNYMSNNKEITQQNYWAAVTTGNLGITEQNIYDATNIRLRNIQLSYNFPKALFEKFVIKSAKVAFTANNVWMIYSKSKGIDPESVFAISSNAVGFENFAFPTMRSYLFTITLGF, from the coding sequence ATGAATAAAACACTATTTAAGATTGGATTACTCCAATCTGTATTCTTTTGTTTCAATGAACTTTGCGCTCAAACTACTGATTCAATTAAAACAACAAAAATTGATGAAGTGGTTGTAACTGCGTATGGAGTAAAGAAAGAGAAAAAGTCTTTAGGATATTCTTTTCAGGATGTTAAAGGGCAAACTTTAGTAGACGCTAAAGAAGCAAATGTAACAAATGCATTAGCAGGTAAAGTTGCAGGGCTTCAGGTTGTAAAAGGAGGATTTGGACCTGCTTCATCATCTAGAATCAATATCAGAGGATTCAATTCTTTTGAAGGAGATAGCCAACCATTAATAGTTGTAGATGGCATTCCCATTAATAATTCTGCTGGAGTAAAAGGGCGGAGTCAGGATGGGGCAAAGAATAACGACTTATGGAATCCTGATACAGATATGGGAAATGGATTGAGTGATATCAATCCTGACGATATTGAAACTATCTCTGTTTTAAAAGGAGGAGCTGCATCTGCTTTATATGGAGCAAGGGCAGGAAATGGAGTTATTTTGATAACAACTAAATCAGGAAAGAAGAAGGGGGGTGTTGGTATTACATATTCTACTAGTTTAGGTTTTGAAAAAATATTTATGAAGCCCGACTTACAGAGTAGTTTTGCCCGTGGAAGTAATGGACTTCCAAATCTCCCAAGTAACCTTGATAATACGGATAGCTGGGGCCCTTCAATAGAAGGAACTGATATGAAGGTTTATGATAACCTCAAAGGTTTTTTTAAGACTGGAACAAATACGCAGCACACTATTAGTTTTCAGGAAAATCTGGGAGAAGGCACAAGTCTATATACGTCTGGAAACTATTTATATGATAATAGCCAGATACCAAACTCAAAATATGAAAGGTGGAATTTCATGGCCAAAATGAACTCCAATTTTGGAGCCCAGAAAAGATGGACTACTGATGTAAAAATTCAGTATATAAGTACCAAAGCGAATAATCGTCCTGGAGGTGGCTTGGATGGGAATAGTTATGGGAACGTTCTATTAATGCCAAGAAACATTGATATAAGAGATTATAAAGAAGGAATGATGCAAAATAATGTTACTCAAAGATGGATAACAAATAATGGAATTAATCCTTATTGGGCGGCTTATAACAAGCTTAATGAGGATAAGAAAGATAGATTTTTGCTAAGTGGATACCTAAAATATCAATTTAATGATTGGCTTAGTGTTGATGTGAGGCTAGGAACAGATTATTATTCTTTAGCAGCCAATGCAAAAACATGGACTGGATCAAGACTAAATAATTCTTACAATACAAGCCAGGAAAGGTTTTATGAAAATAACTACATTACGAGTTTGAATGCAAAAAGAGATAATATTGTTGGTAAATGGGGCGGATCTCTTTCTGTATATGGTCAAATGATGGAGACAAGAACAAATGCTATTTATCTTTCTGCTCCTAATTTAACTTCACCCAATTTTTTTAATATCAATAATTCTGTAGGAAATCCCGATATAAGGGAGGTTATCTTAAATAAAAAGATTAACTCAGTTTTTGCAGCGGCAGAGATTAATTATGATGGATATTGGTTTATTAACGCAACGGCAAGAAATGATTGGTCATCTACTCTCAGCATAGAAAACAGATCCTATTTTTACCCATCTATAAGCACATCATTAGTCGTTACAGATATGCTTACAAAATTGAATGGAACAAAATCTAATATTTTATCTTTTGCCAAAATAAGAGCTTCTTATGCTGTTACAGGAAATTCTCTGGAAGCCTATGAGCTATATAATACTTTCGAAATAAAAAAAGACCCGAATGGAAATGTTACAGCAGATCGAAAGAAGATCCTTTATGATCCAAACTTGAGAAATGAAAAGCTTAAGACCTTTGAGGTTGGTTTAGATCTGCGTTTATTTAATCGTATTTCGTTGGATGTAAGTTACTACAATACAAAAGCAACTGATCAGCTAATCAACTTACCTATGAATCCTCTTTCAGGGTATGAGAAAAAAAAGATCAATGCAGGAGGTTTGCAAAATCAAGGAATTGAAATAGTATTTAATACAGACGTTATCAAGAATCAGAATTTTATTTGGAATACGAGTGTAAACTTTTCACAAATGACCAGTAGAATTAATAAAATTGATGGTGAAGTCATGAAATATTCGCTTGGTGGATTTGATGATATAAGCATATTTGCCGAAGTAGGCAGAAGATATGGAGCAATATATGGTTCAAAATTTAAACGTGTAGAAGATGCCAATAGCCCCTATTATGGTAAATTAATAGTAGATGGGAATGGCGCTCCTCAAAAAGAGACTGGCTTATTTTATTTGGGAAATCAATCTCCTAAAGCTCTATTTGGTTTTACCAATAGTTTTATTTATAAAAACTTTGGGCTTTCATTCCAGATAGATGGGAGGATTGGTGGCGATTTTTTTTCTGGAACACAAGCAGCATTACAAAGGAGCGGTCTAGCTGAAAATACGGCGCCAGGAGGGAAACGTGATAATTTTATAGTAGACGGAGTGGTTGTAGATACGAACGGTAACTACATGTCCAATAATAAGGAGATTACACAACAGAATTACTGGGCAGCTGTTACTACTGGAAATTTAGGAATAACGGAACAGAATATTTATGATGCTACTAATATCCGGCTTAGAAATATTCAACTTTCTTATAACTTTCCAAAAGCTTTGTTTGAGAAATTTGTAATTAAAAGTGCTAAAGTAGCTTTCACAGCAAATAATGTTTGGATGATTTACAGTAAGTCAAAGGGCATAGATCCGGAATCAGTATTCGCTATAAGTTCCAATGCAGTTGGCTTTGAAAACTTTGCATTTCCAACCATGAGATCATATTTATTTACCATTACATTAGGATTTTAA